DNA sequence from the Arthrobacter crystallopoietes genome:
ACCGGCATCCGCGAGACTTCCACTTTGGCTACGCCGCCGGAAGAGCGGCACCCTGTGCTGACCTACGTGGGCGGGTACACGGACAAGCAGGCTTCTGCTGCCATCCGGCGCGAGCTGATGCGCGAAGGCCAAGTGTTCTTCGTGCACAACCGCGTCTCCTCGATCGACGCGACCGCCGCCCGCATCCGCGAGCTGGTGCCCGAGGCGCGGGTGGAAGTGGCCCACGGGCGGATGAGCGAATCCAAGCTCGAGCAGATTATCGTGGACTTCTGGGAAAAGCGCTTCGACGTGCTCGTCTGCACCACCATCATCGAAACCGGCCTGGACATCTCCAACGCCAACACGCTGATTGTGGACCGGGCGGACAACTACGGCCTGTCCCAGCTGCACCAGCTGCGCGGCCGAGTGGGCCGTGGCCGCGAGCGGGCCTACGCGTACTTCCTCTACCCGGCGGAGAAGCCGTTGGGCGAGGTGGCGCTGGAGCGGCTCAAGGCCGTGGCCTCCCACAATGAGCTTGGCGCAGGCATGCAATTGGCCCTGAAGGACCTCGAGATCCGCGGCGCCGGCAACCTCTTGGGCGGCGAGCAATCCGGCCACATCCAGGGCGTCGGGTTCGACCTTTACATCCGGCTGGTCGGCGAGGCCGTCGCGGACTACCGCGGCGAGGCCGAAGAGAAGGCCGCCGAAATGAAGATCGAGCTGCCCGTCAACGCCCACCTCCCGCACGACTACGTCCCGGGGGAGCGGCTGCGTCTGGAGGCCTACCGCAAGCTTGCCTCAGCGACGACGCTGGAGGGCATCGACGAGGTGGTCGAGGAACTGACCGACCGCTACGGCGAACCGCCCTTGCCCGTGCAGAACCTTATCGCCGTGGCCCGGTTCAGGGTTGGCGCCCGCGAAGTCGGCCTGACCGACGTGGCGCTGCAGGGCAACTTCATCAAGTTCGCCCCCGCATCCCTGCCCGAGTCCAAGACCATGCGCCTGAACCGCATGTACCCGGGGTCTCAAGTCAAACCCAACCTCGACTTCATCCTCATCCCCAAGCCCAAAACCTCCCGCATCGGCGGCCGCGACCTCTCCGACCAAGCCGTCCTCGAATGGGCCCAAGGCGTCATCGACGCAGTGTTTAAGGGGTAGCTATTGAGAGTAAGTGAGAGCACGTCCTGTTTACTAAAGAGTACTGTCAATATATTTCGAGGCTCTCCTATTCCAAGCAATAAGTGAAGAAATAGGATCTGGAGAGGATTCCTCTTTCTCCTTAATACGTTGAGGACGTCCATGAACCTCAAAGGCTGCTATATACCCGAAGTGGTCCGGCTTGGTGGACAGTTTCTCGATTTGTGACCGCCAGTCGCCATACGTTCGTTCCAGGATGCCATCTATCAGCCATTCCATGTCGGGATAATCCAATGTTTCTTGAAAGAAAGAGCGAACAATGTGAAGCGACTCTGCGACGCTATGGTTTTGGGTATATGTCATATGGAAAGCGGTGGAATACAGGGCACCATAAAGATCCCCAATTGGCCATTCGGCGGCTACGACATGGGAGGCTCCTCGCAATAGCAGCGCGTCAGCGACTGACAGGCCCTCATGGAGTGCAGTCCGTGCATTATTTGCACTACCGACCGAGCAGACGTCGAGAAAGATCAGCTCGGCTTGTGATACTCCTTCAGAGCGCAGAATATCAATCACGTCAACCGTTTCTTCGCCCGAAGGACCGAGAAGCAACTGATTATCTGCGAGATTGCCGAATCCCTTGCCATGGGCAGATACATGGATCACGTCAGCTTGTGATTGGAGGAATTCCTCTGATGTGTGTTTGGGGAGATAAAGGCGATAGCAGTCTCTAATTGCCCGGCATTCTTTCGTCGCACTGCTGATGCGAGTATCGCCGGCACTGCAATCGAAGATGTCTAGCAGATTGGAATTCTTCTCGTAGCGGCGTGGAACGGCCTGGGCCACCATAGCGGACAGCAACAGCGACGGTGTACGTAAGCATTCAGCCTTACTTATGGCGCTGAGGAGAAAATGTAAAGGTACTCCGGATAATTGACGTCCCGGTGAATACCATATTTTCAGCGGTTTCGATGATATTTCATTCCACCAGTTCTCCAAGGGCGAGGCGATGCTGCTCAACACGTCCCGGAGCGTCGACTCACCATCGTCTGAGACAACGCTTGGATTTTTTGCTCTTTCACCGTTTTCCCGATGCTCTAGATGTTTCCCTATATTGTTGAGAAAAGTTTGACCGATGACCTCGTAATGCTCGAAGAAATTGTTCTCGCCGTCCACCCAGATGAAACTCAATTCCGACCGCCGGGCGTCATACTCCAAATGCAGAAAGATCTCGTCTGGATGCAGATAGTCGCTAGGGCAAGGGGGCGGCCAGTAGGCCGAACTTGAGGCAGGGGGTGGCACCGGCCTTTCTATGGCTTGTCCTAGTCGCAGTGAAGCGCGCCAGTCATCAATGTCCGAATCGAACTTTGCTAACGCATCCTTGTCTACGATTGCGCTAGGGAAAGCTTCACGCAATAAGAGTGACGAAGCGATGGCGTCCGCATGCCGGGTTCTGTCTATAGCGTTGAATTCTTCACTTATCGGAGTTAAAATATCATTCGTCATTGTATTTTTCATACTGCCAGTGTTGAAGAATTCTCGACATGCGTCGATAGATACATACAAAGACCTCGAGAGAATGTGGGGCATCGGAAACTTTGAAGTGTCATATAAATCCACTCTAACCATGCCAAAAATCATCGCGAGCGCCAAACTATATTTCCCATGGCTGCCATATAGTGGGGCGACGAACGTGCGCCTTCGATTATTGAATTCCCAAACAAAGCCGAACTCAATAATCTCAGTTTGATATATCGCCGTCAAAAACAGATCGTTGGGACGCCAGCTAATGTCTTTAAACCATTCAATGTCTGCGCTGTCTAAGTATAATTCCAACGTGGGTAATAGGCCGTTCGTATGCATAATGATTCTTTGGGGAAGTGTTGCAGCAAGAGAGTCTCGCCATTCAAGCCCCTCTATTGTTGGATGACTCGGCTTCGCCATGATGTCTGTGTAAACCACCCGTGGCCCCTCGAGTAGTTCTAGCACTTCCTTCGGTAGGTCATCCGCACGCGAGCTCTCCGGGTCGCAATTCATGCCAAATAGTGCGTGTTCAAGCGATCGATCCCAATCCGTTGGAAGATCATCTAATGGGATGCCATTCGCCGTGGCTAGCAGCCCCCAGCACCGCACCAAATCGGCAGCGGTAGTGAAACTGTATTGATTCTCTAGCTGAAACGGACGCAGGGCTAGCTTGCCCCAGATTTCAGATATAGAGTCTGCGGTCAGGTCATCAACGCTCTCGTGTTGTGCCAAGAGTGCTGCAATGCAGGCTGCGGTAGAGCCAGCGCTCCACCCAAACAAGTAACCTAAGTGGGCTGTAAGAACAACAAAGGTTTGGTCGGCGAGTAAGCCAGACTGAACATTGTTTTTATACATTGACTGAAGCGAAGATTCCATTTCCCCCATTAGTTCAGCATATATCCTCCGCGCCCCTTATGATGTGGTGAAGGTCGATGGCCTTAACGGACGGGGGCGCAGTTCATTGGCCGTCCTACAGCGGGGCGAGGACACGGCTGACGGTGCTTTCGTACTTTCCCAAGAGTCTGGGGAGCCGGGCGCGACCACTGCTCATTGAGGATAACCGTCATTGCGCTGGCGCTGATGGTGGTATTCAATGTTCTGTCTGGCGTGGCTTGGCATAGTTCTGCCGCATGATGATGTCGTCGGTGTCGCCTTTGTTGGGGGCCAGCGGAGTTCCCATTCATCCAATGGTGACGGTGGTTGGATTGATCTGCTGGGTGTAGGTGAAGCCAGAGCCGTGGCTGACTTCGAGCCCTCCCGCGGTGGCGGGTTCCCGGTGGTGCTACGGATGTCCGTTCCGATAGGCGGCTGCTGTCCGCGCCGGAGGGAAACGACGCTCTAAGGATCAGAGGTTGCAGACGGAAGTGAGGCGAAGACGGCCTGAACCTTTTCTGCTTCCGGTGCTTCACGGCGGAGCCTGGCCCAGTTTTCGGCCACGGCTAGATGACTCCTCGCGGCGGCAACGACGGCCTCCGGCAGCGGATTGTTCCAATTCCGGACTAGCTCCGCGAGCGTCTCCGCGGCGGAACGACGTGCCAAGGCCAGTTCCATGGAATCGACGATGCCAATACGGATGGCTGGTGTTGCGGTCATGCCCTGTATTCGAAGCAGGGTGGGTATGCGGATTGTTTCCTCATAGTCAGAGTAGCTCCTGAAGGTGCAGGCTGAGCCACAGCACCAAGGTGTCTTCGGGCTGGCCCAAATCAATGCCAAAGAGTTCGGAGAGGCGCCGCAGGCGGTAACGGAGAGTGTTCTGATGTAGGGACAGAGCGGCGGCAGTTTTGGCGGAGTCGCGCGATAAATCGAGGTAGGTGCGCAACGTCTTGGCATAGTCGGTTCCGGACTTGGCATCGAATTCCACCATCCTGGTTGCGGCCGGGGACATGAGCCGCGGGGTGTTCCGGAACTGAGCCGCGAGTTCGAGCAGGGTCAGCCGGCTGCGTACTTCCTGGGCGCTGGCATAGGCGCCGTCGCTGCGCCCGGAAGCGAGCATCAACAGAACAAGGTCGGCGTCGTGCCGTGAACGGCTGATCCCGGCGACGGTAGCGGCGGCAGAGCCGGTCGACACCCGTAGCTGGACTGGCAGGGTAGCGGCGGATCGCTCGATCAGGCGGCGGGCCAGGGCCTCGATGGACCCCAGAGCCGATGCGGCAGCGTCCGCGAAGAGGGCGTAGATGGTGGTGCCAATGAGGACGCAGTGGGCGCCTTGCCGGTGGGACTCGCACTGCGTGGTGACAAGGTCTACGAGGCGGAGCAGGGAGATTTCGTCGGCTTGGCTGAGGTCCGGTTGGAAAGCGACGACAACGAAGGGGCCCGACGGCTTGAGTCCAAGTTGTTCCGCGATGAGCTGGACATCATCGCCGCCTTCGAGGAGCCGGCGGAGGAGTTCTGCGCGTTGCTGACGGGCCAGATCGTTGGCGCTGCGGGCACGCAACATGTGCAGGGCGGCGATATCGGCGGCGCGTTCCAGTGCCTGCTCCGCGTCGGAATCCAGGTTTCCGTCGGCGTCGACAACCCAGATGGAACCCAGCGGTTGGTTCCCTGCCCTGACGGCGATGGCCAACCGGTCCAGCGCTGTGCCGATCCCTTTGATGTGCACGGCGCCGCGAGACTGAAACACGGAGGCGTACTGCTCGGCGTTCTCCGGCAGGTAGGGAACCTGCCGCCCCAGGATTCCGTTCCGTCGGTCTTCATCAATGGGCTGGTCGGGGAGGGCGGAGTAGGCCAGTACCTGTTCCTGGAGGTTTTCGATGGTGGTGGCGCCACCGACCATGGCTGCGATGGCATTGGCCAAGGCGAATAGGTCACCTGCCCCCAACGGCGAGGGCGACCGGCTGGTTTCTGCCGCGGTGCTCAGCGCCGATTCCAGAAGGGCGTAGAGCTGCCGCCAGCCTACTGCGTCGTCCACCACGAGAAGGGCAATGCCGGCTTCGACGGCGGTTGTGACGAGTCCGTCGATGTCCTGGGAGAGTTGCTTCAGGACGATCGCGCCGAAACCAGCGCCCGCGGCGCTTAGAACGACGTCGTTGGTTTCCGGATTCGCAGGATGGAGGCCTATCCCCAGCAGGATCTCGCCGCGGAATCCTTCGACGGGCGCGAGCGGATCGTACAGGGCTGGACTGGTCAGGGACAGCTTGGGGGCGTTGCCGTACGAGCGCACCAGCAGTCCGGAACGCTCCAGAACTTGCAGGAGGTCGGGCAAGCCGATGCTATCCGGGGTTTTCGCGAGGGTGACCACTTCGTGCACATTACCGGCGGTTTGTGCTGGACCACAAGACAAAGGACGAAGGTTGGTGCCGGGCGCTGAAGTCATGGCTAACCCGCTCAGGCCATAGTTGACGCATGTCACTTACAGTTGAAGCCAACCCGGCAGCCCGCCAGGCCGAGGAAGCGGCGGCCGCTGCCGCAGCCAGGGCCGGCGTCCGGGTTGTCGATGAACACGACCGCGAAAGACTCCGGGACGTTGAAGAGTTGCTCATTTCCATCTGGGGAATGTCGCCCCATGGAGCGCCCGTCCCCTTTGATCTACTGCGGAGCATCTCCCACGCCGGCTGCAACGTTTCCGCCGCCTACAGGACGGACGGCGTGTTGTGCGGGGCAGCCGTCGGCATCGTTTCCCCGGGAGGGCGGGCAACCTATTCGCTGATCGCCGGCGTCCTGCCCGGCACGGCGGACAAGGGCGTGGGTTTCGCCCTCAAACAACACCAGCGGGCGTGGTCCCTTGCCCGTGGCATCGACACGATGACGTGGACTTTCGATCCGCTGGTCAGCCGGAACGCGCGCTTCAACCTGACGAAACTCGGCGCCCACGCCACGGAATACGCCCGCGATTTCTACGGCGAAATGCAGGACGACATCAACGCCAACGACGAAAGCGACCGGCTCGTGGCCGTCTGGCCGCTGACCTCCACGCGGAGCGTCAACTGCAGCGAAGGCAAAGTCGAAGAGCCGCAGCTCCCCGAAGCGGACCTGGTCCGCATCCTCGAATACGGCCCGGACTCCGATCCGCTGCTCCGCGAAACCCCGGGTGCCCTCTGGTGCCGTGCACCGCAGGACATCGTCGCCTTGAGGGCCGCGAATCCGACCGAAGCAAGCCAATGGCGGCTGACGATCCGCGGGATCTTCGAATCCGCCTTCGCCTCCGGCTACAGCGCCACCGGAGTCACCCGGACCGGCTGGTACCGGCTGACCAAAACCAGCCAGGCCTGACCTACACCCACCATCAGGAGTAAACAATGCGCCACAAAAATCGAGCAGTTACCGTGCGCCACGTCCTCGGCGTCGCCAGCCTGAGCCTCCTCGTCGGACTCACGGGGTGTGCGGGAGGAGCCGCCCCGGCTGCAGAGCCGCAGCCAATCTCCACCGCCGACATCGACCCCGCCGCCGCAGCGGCCCTGCCGGAGGAATACAAATCGGCCGGCGTGATCAAGGTGGCCTCGGACATTCCCTATCCGCCGCTGGAGATGTTCGATGAAAACCAGCAACTCACGGGCCTGGACTACGACCTTGCCCAGGCGATGGGCGCCAAGCTCGGCGTGCGGCTGGAACTGCAGACGCAGGCGTTCGACAGCATCATTCCCTCACTGCAGTCCGGCAAGAACGACATCATCATGTCCGGCATGAATGACACGGTTGAGCGGCAGGAGACGCTGGACTTCGTGGATTACCTCCACGCCGGGTTCTCCATCCTGGTCCTGGAGGGCAATCCGGAGAACATCACCACCGTGCTGGACCTGTGTGGCAAGAACGTCGCCGTGCAGAAGGCCACGGTGCAGGGGGAGATCCTCCGCAGCTACGACCAGCAGTGCAAGGACAAGGGCTCCGAGCCGGTGAACGTTGCCGAGCTCCCGCTGGAAACAGATGTGCAGACAGCCGTCCGTTCCGGCAAGGCCGCTGCCGACGTCGTCGATTCCGCGGTAGCAACCTATGCAGCCAAGACCGCCGGGGACGGCAAGATCTTCGACATCGTGAAGGACCCCGCGAATCCGGCCGGCTACAACCCCGTCTACACCGGGATCGGCATCCTCAAGGAGGACAAGGAACTGAGCCAGGCCATCCTCGCAGCCCTCGATGCGGTCATCGCCGACGGCACCTATGACGAGATCCTGGCGAAGTACGACCTATCCGATTACACGGTCAAGGAAACCGGGCTCAATCTGGGCGGGACCAAACCATGAAGCAGGCGAGCACCCTCCCTGCCCGGCACGCAGCAGAAACCGGGAGCACCACCGCCAGCACGGCGGACGACGTCGTCGCTGTTCCGTTGCGGCATCCGTGGCGGTGGATCGTTGCGGGGGCACTGGCCCTGGGATTTGTCGCTCTCTTCTCGTCCCTGTGGACCAACCCCAACATCGACCACGACACCATCAGCAGCTACGTCTTCCACCCGCGGATCCTCAGCGGCATCGGCCTCACCCTGGTGG
Encoded proteins:
- a CDS encoding ABC transporter substrate-binding protein; this encodes MRHKNRAVTVRHVLGVASLSLLVGLTGCAGGAAPAAEPQPISTADIDPAAAAALPEEYKSAGVIKVASDIPYPPLEMFDENQQLTGLDYDLAQAMGAKLGVRLELQTQAFDSIIPSLQSGKNDIIMSGMNDTVERQETLDFVDYLHAGFSILVLEGNPENITTVLDLCGKNVAVQKATVQGEILRSYDQQCKDKGSEPVNVAELPLETDVQTAVRSGKAAADVVDSAVATYAAKTAGDGKIFDIVKDPANPAGYNPVYTGIGILKEDKELSQAILAALDAVIADGTYDEILAKYDLSDYTVKETGLNLGGTKP
- a CDS encoding CHAT domain-containing protein is translated as MGEMESSLQSMYKNNVQSGLLADQTFVVLTAHLGYLFGWSAGSTAACIAALLAQHESVDDLTADSISEIWGKLALRPFQLENQYSFTTAADLVRCWGLLATANGIPLDDLPTDWDRSLEHALFGMNCDPESSRADDLPKEVLELLEGPRVVYTDIMAKPSHPTIEGLEWRDSLAATLPQRIIMHTNGLLPTLELYLDSADIEWFKDISWRPNDLFLTAIYQTEIIEFGFVWEFNNRRRTFVAPLYGSHGKYSLALAMIFGMVRVDLYDTSKFPMPHILSRSLYVSIDACREFFNTGSMKNTMTNDILTPISEEFNAIDRTRHADAIASSLLLREAFPSAIVDKDALAKFDSDIDDWRASLRLGQAIERPVPPPASSSAYWPPPCPSDYLHPDEIFLHLEYDARRSELSFIWVDGENNFFEHYEVIGQTFLNNIGKHLEHRENGERAKNPSVVSDDGESTLRDVLSSIASPLENWWNEISSKPLKIWYSPGRQLSGVPLHFLLSAISKAECLRTPSLLLSAMVAQAVPRRYEKNSNLLDIFDCSAGDTRISSATKECRAIRDCYRLYLPKHTSEEFLQSQADVIHVSAHGKGFGNLADNQLLLGPSGEETVDVIDILRSEGVSQAELIFLDVCSVGSANNARTALHEGLSVADALLLRGASHVVAAEWPIGDLYGALYSTAFHMTYTQNHSVAESLHIVRSFFQETLDYPDMEWLIDGILERTYGDWRSQIEKLSTKPDHFGYIAAFEVHGRPQRIKEKEESSPDPISSLIAWNRRASKYIDSTL
- a CDS encoding PucR family transcriptional regulator, giving the protein MVTLAKTPDSIGLPDLLQVLERSGLLVRSYGNAPKLSLTSPALYDPLAPVEGFRGEILLGIGLHPANPETNDVVLSAAGAGFGAIVLKQLSQDIDGLVTTAVEAGIALLVVDDAVGWRQLYALLESALSTAAETSRSPSPLGAGDLFALANAIAAMVGGATTIENLQEQVLAYSALPDQPIDEDRRNGILGRQVPYLPENAEQYASVFQSRGAVHIKGIGTALDRLAIAVRAGNQPLGSIWVVDADGNLDSDAEQALERAADIAALHMLRARSANDLARQQRAELLRRLLEGGDDVQLIAEQLGLKPSGPFVVVAFQPDLSQADEISLLRLVDLVTTQCESHRQGAHCVLIGTTIYALFADAAASALGSIEALARRLIERSAATLPVQLRVSTGSAAATVAGISRSRHDADLVLLMLASGRSDGAYASAQEVRSRLTLLELAAQFRNTPRLMSPAATRMVEFDAKSGTDYAKTLRTYLDLSRDSAKTAAALSLHQNTLRYRLRRLSELFGIDLGQPEDTLVLWLSLHLQELL